In Oncorhynchus masou masou isolate Uvic2021 unplaced genomic scaffold, UVic_Omas_1.1 unplaced_scaffold_4136, whole genome shotgun sequence, the DNA window AACAAGCAAGACCAGAGACTGCAATCAAATGTAACGACATCTTCAAACCCTTAACTGGACAAGACAAACGtatcagaactgtgctgacaaagggagtcgctggcattggaaaaacagtctctgtgcagaagttcattctggactgggctgaaggaaaagcaaatcaggatgtccaatttgtattttcattcccttttcgggagctgaatttgatgaaagaggacaaaCACACTTTCATTGAACTTCTTAATCACTTCTCAATGGAAACCAAACAATCAGGAATCTCCATCTACAACAAGTAcaaagttctgttcatctttgatggtctggatgagtgccgactgcccctagacttccagaagaacaagatctgttgggacgtcacagagtcaacctcagtggatgttctgctgacaaatctcatcaagggaaatctgcttccctctgctctcatctGGATAACTACCCGACCTGCAGCAGCCAATAAGATCCCTTCAGAATGTGTTGAACAGgtgacagaggtacgagggttcaatgacccacagaaggaggagtacttcaggaagagattcagtgatgaggacctggccagcagaatcatctcacacataaagacatcaaggagcctccacatcatgtgccacattccagtcttctgttggatttcTGCAACAGTCCTTGAACACATGCTGAAACATCAGAGAGAAGAGATGCCcaagactctgactgagatgtacacacaccttgtggtgtttcataccaaacagaagaatgaaaagtatcttgggaaagaagagacaggtcCACACTGGAATAAAGAGAGCATTCTGTCACTGGGAAAACTGGCTTTTCAACAGCTTGTGAAGGGCAATCTAATTTTCTATGAAGAAGACCTGAAAGAGGCTGATATTGATGTTAATGAAGCCTCAGTGTACTCAGGATTGTGCACACAGCTCTTTAAAGAGGAATGTGTGCTGTACCAGGACAAGGTGTACTGCTTCGTGcatctgagcattcaggagtttctggcTGCTGTATATGTGTTCCTCTCATTCATCAACAACAATGAGAATCTAATGGATGAACTGCAAACAAACGATGAGCCTGAAGTTAGTGTCTACAAGAGTGCTGTGGATAAAGCCTTACAAAGTGAGACAGGAAACCTGGACCTTTTCCTCCGCTTCCTTCTTGGCCTCTCATTGGAGTCCAATCAGAAACACTTACGAGGTCTACTGACAAAGACAAGAAGCAGCTCACAGAAccatgaagaaacagtcaagtacatcaaggagaagatcagggagaatctctctccagagaggagcatcaatctgttccactgtctgaatgaactgaatgaccattctctagtggaggagatccaaAGCTACCTGAGCTCAGGAAGTCTCTCTGAAGCCAAACTGTCACCTGCACAGTGGTCAGCTCTGGTAtttgtgttgctgacttcagaaaaggagctggatgtgtttgacctgaagaaatactgcagatcagaggaaggtcttctgaggctgctgccagtggtcaaagcctccagAGCTGCTCTGTGAGTAAATAAAATTACATATAAGAACTAATCATCAGGAAGAAATATTAAGTTTAGAGAAAAATATGTATTAAAGtatgtatataatattatatacagtgccttgcgaaagtattcggcccccttgaactttgcgacctttcgccacatttcaggcttcaaacataaagatattaaattgtattttttgtgaagaatcaacaacaagtgggacacaatcatgaagtggaacgacatttattggatatttcaaacttttttaacaaatcaaaactgaaaaatttggcgtgcaaaattattcagcccctttactttcagtgtagcaaactctctccagaagttcagtgaggatctctgaatgatccaatgttgacctaaatgactaatgatgataaatacaatccacctgtgtgtaatcaagtctccgtataaatgcacctgcactgtgatagtctcagaggtccgttaaaagcgcagagataatcatgaagaacaaggaacacaccaggcaggtccgagatactgttgtgaagaagtttaaagccggatttggatacaaaaaaaagattttccaagctttaaacatcccaaggagcactgtgcaagcgataatattgaaatggaaggagtatcagaccactgcaaatctaccaagacctggccgtccctctaaactttcagctcatacaaggagaagactgatcagagatgcagccaagaggcccatgatcactctggatgaactgtagagatctacagctgaggtgggagactctgtccataggacaacaatcagtcgtatattgcacaaatctggcctttatggaagagtggcaagaagaaagccatttcttaaagatatccataaaaagtgtcatttaaagtttgccacaagccacctgggagacacaccaaacatgtggaagaaggtgctctggtcagatgaaaccaaaattgaactttttggcaacaatgcaaaacgttatgtttggcgtaaaagcaacacagctcatcaccatgaacacaccatacccactgtcaaacatggtggtgtcagcatcacggtttgggcctgcttttcttcagcagggacaggttAAGAtgtttaaaattgatgggaagatggatggagctaaatacaggaccattctggacgAAAACCTGATGGgatctgcaaaagacctgagactgggacggagatttgtcttccaacaagacaatgatccaaaacataaagcaaaatctacaatggaatggttcaaaaataaacatatccaggtgttagaatggccaagtcaaagtccagacctgaatccaatcgagaatctgtggaaagaactgaaaactgctgttcacaaatgctctccatccaacctcactgagctcgagctgttttgcaaggaggaatgggaaaaaatgtcagtctctcaatgtgcaaaactgatagagacataccccaagcgacttacagctgtaatcgcagcaaaaggtggcactacaaagtattaacttaagggggctgaataattttgcacgcccaatttttcagtttttgatttgttaaaaaagtttgaaatatccaacaaatgtcgttccacttcatgattgtgtcccacttgttgttgattcttcacaaaaaaatacagttttatatctttatgtttgaagcctgaaatgtggcaaaggtcgcaaagttcaaggggccgaatactttcgcaaggcactgtatataaacaaaTATCCAGTTTATTGAAAATTATGTACATAATCCGTATGTCATTTTATGTTGAAAAACATATTGAATGAATGCATCAATGTTTACATTGGTATAACAAtattgttacaacacagaggcggatgcaagatgcaagcaacgatggttttaatgaatgtagttcacagcagcaacataacagacagactgtactcagaaggaatccgacccaggaactcgggcgcatcttccgatcataacgtgctgagaaaaccaggggagtgtgtccagatgagtaggaaggagcacagcagataatccacacaagagaagagcacggacacacgacacaacctcagagaagaaacaacgatctgacaacaagaaacactggtaacagaacatataaagggaagataagtggttccagctggcgcagacaatcaggccgagattgggaaaccacgcccacacaaacactggagagagagagagagagagagagagagcgagaaagagagacggaggcagtggattcatgaaccgtgacaatacccccctaggaacg includes these proteins:
- the LOC135534909 gene encoding NLR family CARD domain-containing protein 3-like is translated as MSLSGARKKGGPASKTRLSGEHDTKAKRPIKQERPASPVPSCVSMKSDWSMDQPIFFREGDFSTEQRNQQERSESEILSGQSSQSHQTDLASIFSLLEEKIMTFVKNELKMFKRILSPELPEGFESQKQDKEVVDAEDEKQESSAREGALKITLHVLRKMNQKELADTLEKYELAVICQRELKSNLKKKFQCVFEGIAKQGNPTLLNKIYTELYITEGGTGEVNNEHELKHIETTTRKQARPETAIKCNDIFKPLTGQDKRIRTVLTKGVAGIGKTVSVQKFILDWAEGKANQDVQFVFSFPFRELNLMKEDKHTFIELLNHFSMETKQSGISIYNKYKVLFIFDGLDECRLPLDFQKNKICWDVTESTSVDVLLTNLIKGNLLPSALIWITTRPAAANKIPSECVEQVTEVRGFNDPQKEEYFRKRFSDEDLASRIISHIKTSRSLHIMCHIPVFCWISATVLEHMLKHQREEMPKTLTEMYTHLVVFHTKQKNEKYLGKEETGPHWNKESILSLGKLAFQQLVKGNLIFYEEDLKEADIDVNEASVYSGLCTQLFKEECVLYQDKVYCFVHLSIQEFLAAVYVFLSFINNNENLMDELQTNDEPEVSVYKSAVDKALQSETGNLDLFLRFLLGLSLESNQKHLRGLLTKTRSSSQNHEETVKYIKEKIRENLSPERSINLFHCLNELNDHSLVEEIQSYLSSGSLSEAKLSPAQWSALVFVLLTSEKELDVFDLKKYCRSEEGLLRLLPVVKASRAALGGCKMQATMVLMNVVHSSNITDRLYSEGIRPRNSGASSDHNVLRKPGECVQMSRKEHSR